A DNA window from Candidatus Angelobacter sp. contains the following coding sequences:
- a CDS encoding glycoside hydrolase family 5 protein, giving the protein MREFTSLAILAALIASAPFGHAQTNLSNPTLPEMRRITSRDTPAHRAAKKFLRGANLGNYLEAPPGQDWGAHYSEQDFVHLKAEGFDHVRLPIAWHHYAGPAPDFKLSDEIYAKVDFLVTNALKHGLSAIINIHHFDEFTSSPFAFTNKFYALWRQIAAHYATFPDNVAFELLNEPKDAATTVVLSPIYAEAIREIRRTNPKRVIFVGPGKWNQVSELQNLRLPDNDENLIVSVHCYDPFNFTHQGASWTSADVRWLKGIVFPGPPATPFTPDPAAKLGRGTLDWLQRYNTMPAGRNPCGPLAFRRPMQQAREWSAYYGRPVHVGEFGCYTGADPASRARFYSEFRKVLDEFGLGWAVWDWKAGFKYWDDKTGQPAPGMRDALFPKKK; this is encoded by the coding sequence ATGCGCGAATTCACCAGCCTTGCCATCCTCGCTGCCCTCATCGCGAGTGCTCCCTTCGGTCACGCGCAAACCAATCTGTCCAATCCCACCCTCCCGGAAATGCGCCGCATCACCAGCCGTGACACGCCCGCGCATCGGGCGGCAAAAAAATTCCTGCGCGGCGCCAATCTCGGCAACTATCTGGAAGCGCCACCCGGCCAGGACTGGGGCGCGCATTATTCCGAGCAGGATTTTGTTCACCTCAAGGCCGAGGGATTCGACCACGTTCGCCTGCCCATCGCCTGGCATCATTACGCCGGCCCCGCACCCGACTTCAAGCTCTCCGACGAAATTTACGCCAAGGTGGATTTTTTGGTGACAAACGCCCTCAAGCACGGTCTCAGCGCCATCATCAACATTCATCATTTCGATGAGTTCACGAGCAGCCCGTTTGCGTTCACGAACAAGTTTTACGCGCTGTGGCGGCAAATCGCCGCTCACTACGCGACCTTCCCCGACAACGTCGCTTTCGAACTGCTCAACGAACCCAAGGACGCGGCGACCACCGTGGTTCTCAGCCCGATCTACGCCGAGGCCATCCGCGAAATCCGCCGGACCAACCCAAAACGGGTTATCTTCGTCGGCCCTGGAAAATGGAACCAGGTCAGTGAACTCCAGAATCTCCGCCTGCCCGACAACGACGAAAACCTCATCGTAAGCGTTCACTGCTATGATCCGTTTAACTTCACTCATCAGGGAGCGAGCTGGACCAGCGCCGACGTCCGCTGGCTCAAAGGAATTGTCTTCCCCGGGCCGCCCGCGACGCCGTTCACGCCCGATCCGGCGGCCAAGCTGGGTCGCGGGACACTCGACTGGCTCCAGCGCTACAACACGATGCCTGCGGGCAGGAATCCATGTGGGCCACTGGCGTTCCGCCGCCCGATGCAACAGGCCAGGGAGTGGTCCGCCTACTACGGACGCCCGGTGCACGTCGGCGAATTCGGCTGCTACACTGGTGCCGATCCGGCGTCGCGCGCCCGTTTCTACTCCGAGTTTCGCAAGGTGCTCGATGAATTCGGGCTCGGGTGGGCGGTGTGGGATTGGAAGGCCGGCTTCAAATACTGGGACGACAAAACCGGCCAACCCGCGCCCGGCATGAGAGACGCCTTGTTTCCGAAAAAGAAATGA
- the clpB gene encoding ATP-dependent chaperone ClpB, producing MQLDKLTIKAQGALQEAQQIAHRYSHQEVDGEHLLLALSEQSDSLIPELLQKLGVAVPRLKSDLDKELERRHKVQGTSSSDVFLSPSLKKSLDAAAAQAQKLKDEYISTEHLLLGLISEASPTLKKVFQAHGLKHGDVLKVLAELRGNQRVTDPNPEDKFKALEKYGRDLTALARAGKIDPVIGRDEEIRRVMQVLSRRTKNNPVLIGEPGVGKTAIVEGLARRIVSGDVPDSLKNKLVVAMDLGAMIAGAKYRGEFEDRLKAFLKEITSSDGRIILFIDELHTLVGAGAAEGATDAANMLKPQLARGELRCIGATTLDEYRKHIEKDPALERRFQPVQVAEPGVEATIAILRGLKERYEVHHGVRIQDAALVAAATLSHRYISDRFLPDKAVDLVDEAASRLRMELDSMPTEIDQLERQIMQLEIEQTALKKEKDEASRERLKKLEKSLADLKEQSAKFKAQWQNEKAAINAVSILNEQVEAAKLEMEKAQRTGDLNAAAQIQYGRMPDLQKKLAAAQKALHEKPSGQRLLNEEVTDEDIATVVSSWTGIPVTKMLEGERQKLVKMEERLGQRVIGQTEAVRAVSNAVRRARSGLQDPNRPIGSFIFMGPTGVGKTELARALAEFMFDDDNAMVRIDMSEYMEKHTVARLIGAPPGYVGYEEGGHLSEAVRRRPYSVVLFDEIEKAHHDVFNVLLQVLDDGRLTDGQGRTVDFKNTLVVMTSNIGSPIIQEYFQSGSTSSKGQAEMEERVKAELKRHFRPEFLNRVDDIIVFHSLDQPQLERIVEIQLKRLEKRLAQQQLALELDKAARQLLARDGYDPLFGARPLKRAIQEMLLDPLSVKLLEGEFKPGDHIRVTAKGDQLEFKSAG from the coding sequence ATGCAACTGGACAAACTGACCATCAAGGCGCAGGGGGCTTTGCAGGAGGCGCAGCAGATCGCGCATCGCTATTCGCACCAGGAAGTGGACGGCGAACATCTGCTGCTGGCGCTGTCCGAACAGTCGGACAGTCTGATTCCCGAGCTGCTGCAAAAACTGGGTGTCGCCGTGCCCCGGTTGAAGTCGGACCTGGATAAGGAACTGGAACGGCGCCACAAAGTCCAGGGCACGAGTTCATCAGATGTTTTTCTCAGTCCGTCGCTGAAAAAATCCCTCGATGCGGCGGCGGCGCAGGCCCAGAAGTTGAAGGATGAATACATCAGCACCGAACATCTGTTGCTCGGTCTCATCTCGGAAGCCAGCCCGACCCTCAAGAAAGTTTTCCAGGCGCACGGGTTGAAGCACGGAGATGTGCTAAAAGTGCTCGCGGAGTTGCGCGGCAACCAGCGTGTCACGGACCCGAATCCCGAGGATAAGTTCAAAGCGCTGGAAAAATACGGCCGCGACCTCACGGCGCTGGCGCGCGCGGGGAAGATTGACCCGGTCATCGGCCGCGATGAGGAAATCCGCCGCGTCATGCAGGTGCTTTCGCGGCGCACGAAAAACAATCCGGTGCTCATCGGCGAACCGGGCGTGGGCAAGACCGCCATCGTTGAAGGGCTGGCCAGACGCATCGTCAGCGGCGACGTGCCGGACTCCCTGAAGAACAAGCTGGTCGTCGCCATGGACCTTGGGGCGATGATCGCCGGCGCGAAATATCGCGGTGAATTCGAGGACCGGCTCAAGGCGTTTCTCAAGGAAATCACCTCCAGCGACGGGCGCATCATCCTGTTCATCGACGAACTGCACACGCTGGTGGGAGCGGGCGCGGCGGAAGGCGCGACCGACGCCGCCAACATGCTCAAACCGCAACTGGCGCGCGGCGAATTGCGGTGCATCGGGGCAACCACGCTGGACGAGTACCGCAAGCACATCGAAAAGGACCCCGCGCTGGAGCGTCGTTTTCAGCCGGTCCAGGTTGCCGAACCGGGCGTCGAGGCCACGATCGCGATTCTGCGCGGGTTGAAGGAGCGGTACGAGGTTCACCATGGCGTGCGCATTCAGGACGCGGCGCTCGTGGCCGCCGCGACGTTGTCCCATCGTTACATCAGCGATCGCTTTCTGCCGGACAAAGCGGTGGATCTGGTGGACGAGGCGGCGTCGCGCCTGCGCATGGAACTCGACTCGATGCCGACGGAAATCGACCAGCTCGAACGGCAGATCATGCAGTTGGAAATCGAGCAAACCGCGCTCAAGAAGGAAAAGGACGAGGCGTCGCGCGAGCGCCTCAAGAAACTCGAAAAGTCACTGGCCGATTTGAAGGAACAATCCGCGAAGTTCAAGGCGCAATGGCAGAATGAGAAGGCCGCGATCAACGCGGTCAGCATTCTGAACGAGCAAGTCGAGGCCGCAAAACTCGAAATGGAAAAGGCGCAGCGGACGGGGGATTTGAACGCGGCGGCCCAGATTCAGTACGGGCGCATGCCCGATCTGCAGAAGAAACTGGCCGCCGCGCAAAAGGCGCTGCACGAGAAACCGTCCGGCCAGCGCCTGCTGAATGAGGAGGTCACCGACGAGGACATCGCGACAGTGGTTTCCTCGTGGACGGGCATTCCCGTGACAAAGATGCTTGAAGGCGAACGCCAGAAGCTGGTGAAAATGGAGGAGCGCCTGGGACAACGTGTGATCGGGCAGACGGAGGCCGTCCGGGCGGTCTCGAATGCCGTGCGGCGCGCCCGCAGCGGATTGCAGGACCCGAACCGGCCCATCGGCTCGTTTATTTTCATGGGACCGACCGGCGTCGGCAAGACGGAGCTCGCCCGCGCACTTGCCGAGTTCATGTTCGACGACGACAACGCGATGGTGCGGATTGACATGAGCGAGTACATGGAGAAACACACCGTCGCGCGGCTTATCGGCGCGCCTCCCGGCTACGTGGGTTACGAGGAGGGCGGGCACCTCAGCGAAGCGGTGCGGCGGCGCCCGTACAGCGTTGTTCTGTTCGACGAAATCGAAAAGGCGCACCACGACGTGTTCAACGTGTTGTTGCAGGTGCTCGACGACGGCCGGCTCACGGACGGGCAGGGGAGAACGGTCGATTTCAAGAACACGCTGGTCGTCATGACGAGCAATATCGGGTCCCCGATCATTCAGGAGTATTTTCAGAGCGGGAGTACCTCGTCCAAAGGACAGGCCGAAATGGAGGAGCGTGTGAAAGCCGAGTTGAAGCGCCATTTCCGGCCTGAGTTCCTGAACCGCGTGGACGACATCATCGTCTTCCACAGCCTCGATCAGCCGCAACTTGAGCGGATCGTGGAAATCCAGCTCAAGCGACTGGAGAAACGGCTCGCGCAACAACAACTGGCGCTCGAGTTGGACAAGGCTGCCAGACAGTTGCTGGCGCGTGACGGCTACGATCCGTTATTCGGCGCGCGTCCTCTAAAGCGGGCCATTCAGGAAATGCTCCTGGATCCACTCTCCGTCAAACTCCTCGAGGGTGAATTCAAACCCGGGGACCATATCAGGGTGACGGCGAAAGGGGACCAACTGGAATTCAAAAGTGCCGGTTGA